A single region of the Bacteroidales bacterium genome encodes:
- the cdaA gene encoding diadenylate cyclase CdaA → MMYLSNLAFIQMNFLDVLDILLVALLIYEIYRLIRGTVAINLFIGIASIYFIWKLVVALQMELLSEILGAFIGVGFIALLIVFQPEIRQFLLFFGSPAFLESAPKRVQFLFRKINREESPLDIDKIITAVRHLSDKNTGALLVLSKKHDLRQVIDTGEKFTSDISADLIESLFFKNSPLHDGAVIIRENKIVAARCILPITKSKRIDVALGLRHRAAVGITENTDALALVVSEETGEISYSKRGVIINNVAAHQLKTFLEKEFVF, encoded by the coding sequence ATGATGTATTTGTCAAATTTAGCTTTTATTCAAATGAACTTTCTGGATGTTCTTGACATCTTGTTAGTTGCTTTGTTGATTTATGAAATATATCGTTTGATAAGAGGTACTGTTGCCATAAATTTGTTTATTGGTATTGCAAGTATTTATTTTATATGGAAGTTGGTAGTTGCTCTTCAAATGGAGCTTTTAAGCGAAATTTTAGGTGCTTTTATCGGAGTTGGCTTTATAGCTCTGCTTATTGTCTTTCAACCTGAAATCAGACAGTTTCTGTTATTTTTTGGCTCTCCTGCATTTTTGGAGTCGGCTCCAAAACGAGTACAATTCTTATTCAGAAAAATAAATAGGGAAGAGAGTCCTTTGGATATTGATAAAATTATTACAGCCGTCAGACATTTGTCCGATAAAAATACCGGAGCTTTACTAGTGTTAAGTAAAAAACATGATTTACGACAAGTTATAGATACCGGCGAGAAATTTACTTCCGATATTTCGGCAGACTTGATTGAAAGTCTCTTTTTTAAGAATAGTCCGTTACACGATGGTGCAGTTATTATTAGAGAAAATAAGATAGTGGCAGCCCGTTGTATTTTGCCGATAACTAAAAGTAAACGTATAGATGTTGCTTTGGGCTTACGACATCGTGCAGCAGTTGGAATTACCGAAAATACCGATGCTTTGGCTTTGGTGGTTTCAGAAGAAACGGGAGAGATTTCCTATTCAAAAAGAGGAGTTATCATTAACAATGTAGCAGCTCATCAGTTGAAAACTTTTTTAGAGAAAGAGTTTGTTTTTTAA